From one Gemella morbillorum genomic stretch:
- a CDS encoding undecaprenyldiphospho-muramoylpentapeptide beta-N-acetylglucosaminyltransferase produces the protein MNKILFTGGGSAGHVSVNVALIPEFKKNGYQISYIGSKKGIEKEMIEKISGVEYHEISSGKLRRYFSWENFIDPFKVLKGIIDSIFILKKEKPEFVFSKGGFVSVPVCLAARILKIPVVLHESDLTPGLANKINIKFSNHIFTTFEDTLKYLPKGKASLIGAIVRDDIYNGDKEAGYKFCNFNSEKPVILVMGGSLGSKILNDYIWNNIEELTKKYQIVHLVGKNLLNKDIKAEGYCQYEFLAQELFDVFQIVDFTISRAGANALYEYLALEKPAILVPLGTNQSRGDQIENARFFEKNSFAKVVSEEEFASLKVSEIDDFYNDLAQYKDAMKRYKEEKKVINSVDDFYKKILKIVGGKM, from the coding sequence GTGAATAAAATCCTTTTTACTGGAGGAGGTTCTGCAGGGCATGTGTCAGTTAATGTAGCACTTATTCCAGAATTTAAAAAGAATGGCTATCAAATCTCATATATTGGTAGCAAAAAAGGGATAGAGAAGGAAATGATAGAAAAAATTTCAGGTGTAGAGTACCATGAAATTAGTTCTGGAAAATTAAGAAGATATTTCTCATGGGAAAACTTTATAGACCCATTTAAAGTTTTAAAAGGGATAATAGATTCCATTTTTATTTTAAAAAAGGAAAAACCAGAGTTTGTTTTTTCAAAAGGTGGATTTGTTAGTGTACCTGTTTGTTTAGCAGCTAGAATTTTAAAAATTCCAGTTGTACTTCATGAATCAGATTTAACTCCAGGACTTGCCAATAAGATTAATATTAAGTTTAGTAATCATATTTTTACGACTTTTGAAGATACTTTAAAGTATTTACCGAAAGGCAAAGCAAGCTTAATTGGAGCTATTGTACGAGATGATATTTATAATGGTGATAAAGAAGCAGGTTATAAGTTCTGTAATTTTAATAGTGAAAAACCCGTTATTTTAGTAATGGGAGGTTCATTAGGTTCTAAGATATTAAATGATTATATATGGAATAATATAGAAGAACTAACAAAAAAATATCAAATTGTTCATTTAGTAGGGAAAAATTTATTAAATAAGGATATAAAAGCAGAAGGATATTGTCAGTACGAGTTTTTAGCACAGGAATTATTTGATGTATTTCAAATAGTAGATTTTACTATTTCGCGTGCTGGAGCAAATGCTTTATATGAATATTTAGCTTTAGAAAAGCCGGCTATATTGGTTCCATTAGGTACTAATCAAAGTAGAGGAGATCAAATAGAAAATGCTCGTTTCTTTGAAAAAAATAGCTTTGCTAAAGTAGTGTCAGAAGAAGAATTTGCATCATTAAAAGTAAGTGAGATAGATGATTTTTATAACGATCTAGCTCAATATAAAGATGCGATGAAAAGATATAAAGAAGAAAAGAAAGTTATAAATAGTGTAGATGACTTTTATAAGAAGATTTTAAAGATAGTAGGAGGTAAAATGTAA
- the coaD gene encoding pantetheine-phosphate adenylyltransferase, protein MKKKIAIVPGSFDPITYGHIDIITRSAQLFDEVIVAILVNPDKKYLFTLEERESMIHETIKGLDNVRVDSFSGLLVNYAKKVGSSVIVRGLRAVSDFEYEMQLTFMNKALDDDIETFYMMANKQYSFISSSIVKGVSGFGADLSKFVPKNVEEKLEKKMKERK, encoded by the coding sequence ATGAAGAAAAAAATTGCAATTGTACCAGGAAGTTTTGATCCAATAACTTATGGGCATATTGATATAATAACTAGAAGTGCTCAATTATTTGATGAAGTTATTGTAGCAATTTTAGTTAATCCTGATAAAAAATATTTATTTACATTAGAAGAAAGAGAAAGCATGATACATGAAACGATAAAAGGTTTAGATAATGTAAGAGTGGATTCTTTTTCAGGATTATTAGTAAATTATGCAAAAAAAGTAGGTTCGAGTGTTATAGTAAGAGGGCTTAGGGCAGTCTCGGATTTTGAGTATGAGATGCAGCTAACATTTATGAACAAAGCATTAGATGATGATATAGAAACTTTTTATATGATGGCTAATAAACAATATTCATTTATAAGTTCTAGTATAGTAAAAGGTGTTTCTGGATTTGGTGCAGATTTATCAAAATTTGTTCCAAAAAATGTTGAAGAAAAATTAGAGAAAAAGATGAAAGAGAGAAAGTAA